Proteins encoded within one genomic window of Thermococcus celer Vu 13 = JCM 8558:
- a CDS encoding YkgJ family cysteine cluster protein — protein sequence MRFKPRPFTEPVPFRCEFCLDCCRGRHVYLTLRDIERIAEAGHDPQDFVTFSVEGKRIRFVLSVREWDLGCVFHDPETGRCRIHDVRPLICRIYPFMVSRKPLGVEGEGPFDHKGERLWLYYDENCPGVNAENPETVITPGEIAGLGLEFEEELERTDLDGLAELLDGTER from the coding sequence ATGAGGTTCAAGCCGAGGCCGTTCACGGAACCCGTGCCCTTCAGGTGCGAGTTCTGCCTTGACTGCTGTCGCGGGAGGCACGTCTACCTGACCCTCAGGGATATAGAGCGGATAGCGGAGGCCGGCCACGACCCGCAGGACTTCGTGACGTTCTCCGTTGAGGGGAAGAGAATCCGCTTCGTTCTGAGCGTAAGGGAGTGGGACCTGGGTTGCGTCTTCCACGACCCGGAAACGGGGAGATGCAGGATCCACGACGTCAGGCCGTTGATATGCAGGATATACCCCTTCATGGTCTCGAGGAAGCCGCTCGGCGTTGAGGGTGAGGGACCCTTCGATCACAAAGGTGAGAGGCTGTGGCTGTACTACGATGAAAACTGCCCGGGAGTGAACGCCGAGAACCCCGAGACGGTGATAACCCCCGGGGAGATAGCGGGGCTCGGCCTCGAGTTCGAGGAGGAACTTGAGAGAACCGACCTGGACGGCCTTGCGGAGCTCCTGGATGGAACCGAAAGGTAG
- a CDS encoding carboxymuconolactone decarboxylase family protein, with amino-acid sequence MEHEDVDTKLREIEELLEKLGKKHPKEMGAFSRFLRETLDNKALTTREKELIAVALGIATGCEWCIVLHTQKALEAGAKPEELYEAGLVAVLMAGGPALMHLIPLTKAIERFTKEHGEG; translated from the coding sequence ATGGAGCATGAAGACGTTGATACCAAACTCCGGGAGATTGAGGAGCTCCTGGAAAAGCTCGGAAAGAAGCACCCCAAGGAGATGGGGGCGTTCTCGCGCTTCCTCCGTGAGACCCTCGATAACAAGGCCCTGACGACGCGGGAGAAGGAGCTCATAGCGGTCGCCCTCGGTATAGCCACGGGATGCGAGTGGTGCATAGTCCTCCACACCCAGAAGGCCCTCGAGGCGGGTGCGAAGCCCGAGGAGCTGTACGAGGCGGGGCTCGTCGCGGTGCTGATGGCCGGTGGTCCGGCTCTGATGCACCTGATTCCGCTGACCAAGGCGATAGAAAGGTTTACAAAAGAGCACGGGGAGGGTTAA
- a CDS encoding TIGR00153 family protein: MAIFGGKESDVFETIEDHLAVVDETLAAFRELVKAYLNGDLERAEAFEREVDELETKADKLRRSIERMLYEGAFLPANRGDYVRLSELVDQVADAAESSAHTLILARPKVPAELKDEIMELVDSTIETYDLLKEAVKALNSDVDRAIELSKAVEDAEERADEVEYNVKKRAFESETITTYAKIIWNQVLTKIGDVADHAEDASDQVLLMAIKRRG, encoded by the coding sequence ATGGCCATATTCGGTGGTAAGGAAAGCGATGTTTTCGAGACCATTGAGGACCACCTCGCGGTCGTGGACGAGACGCTGGCGGCCTTCAGGGAGCTCGTGAAGGCCTACCTCAATGGTGATCTCGAGAGGGCCGAGGCCTTTGAGAGGGAGGTCGACGAGCTCGAGACCAAGGCCGATAAGCTGAGGAGAAGCATCGAGAGAATGCTCTACGAAGGTGCGTTCCTTCCGGCGAACAGGGGTGACTACGTGAGGCTGAGCGAACTCGTCGATCAGGTGGCCGACGCGGCCGAGAGCTCGGCCCACACGTTGATACTTGCGAGGCCGAAGGTTCCGGCGGAGCTCAAGGACGAGATAATGGAGCTGGTTGATTCCACCATCGAGACGTACGATCTCCTGAAGGAGGCGGTCAAGGCCCTCAACTCCGACGTCGATAGGGCAATAGAGCTCTCCAAGGCGGTTGAGGACGCCGAGGAGAGGGCCGACGAGGTGGAGTACAACGTAAAGAAGAGGGCCTTCGAAAGCGAGACCATCACCACCTACGCCAAGATCATCTGGAACCAGGTCCTGACCAAGATAGGTGACGTGGCGGACCACGCGGAGGACGCCTCGGATCAGGTTCTGCTCATGGCCATAAAGAGAAGGGGATGA
- a CDS encoding tRNA uridine(34) 5-carboxymethylaminomethyl modification radical SAM/GNAT enzyme Elp3 has translation MGEEFRKAVEELARLVMGGEIKSKGELNRWKVRIARRYHLSKIPGNSDILKAIPEDKRENFRDLLRRKPTRTISGVAVVAMMTKPFPCPHGRCIYCPGGPSVGSPQSYTGREPSALRAVQSAYHPYIIMMRRLKQLTDIGHDVDKVEVIIQGGTFPAVDLDYQEWFVKEAFKAMNDFPHFKEIENLEEKLVRLIVKKDASVFDEDPDFRAAWERTHSKPYYYLEEEQRKNERAKVRMVGLTIETRPDWAFERQIDRMLRLGTTRVELGVQTVFNFIHERTRRGHGVEEIIKATQLLRDAGLKINYHIMPGLPGSNFERDLYTFRAIFEDPRFRPDMLKIYPTLVTADAPLYSLWKAGKYRPYHTEEAVELLVEAYRLFPKWVRVMRIQRDIPVQLIVDGVKHSNLGQLVFNELVKRGIRPREIRFREVGHVMEKFGVEPDVEHIELLREDYDAAGGREVFLSFEDTKNDILIGFLRLRIPSERAHRKEINCCSSAIVRELHVYGPLVPIGGKPRYEWQHRGYGRELLSEAERIAREEFEVKKMLVISGVGVREYYRRFGYRKNGPYVAKRLDKGYADFDTRGHFDAHLNT, from the coding sequence ATGGGCGAGGAGTTCAGGAAGGCCGTCGAGGAGCTGGCGAGACTCGTGATGGGCGGCGAGATAAAAAGCAAAGGGGAGCTCAACCGCTGGAAGGTCAGGATAGCGAGGAGGTACCACCTGTCGAAGATCCCGGGCAACTCCGATATACTGAAGGCCATCCCCGAGGACAAACGGGAGAACTTTAGGGACCTGCTCAGGAGGAAGCCGACGAGGACGATAAGCGGCGTGGCAGTTGTGGCGATGATGACGAAGCCCTTTCCCTGTCCCCACGGCCGGTGCATCTACTGCCCCGGCGGGCCGAGCGTCGGTTCCCCCCAGAGCTACACGGGGAGGGAACCTTCAGCTTTAAGGGCCGTCCAGAGCGCCTATCACCCCTACATCATCATGATGCGCAGGCTCAAACAGCTCACGGACATAGGCCACGACGTGGACAAGGTCGAGGTCATAATCCAGGGTGGAACGTTCCCCGCGGTGGACCTCGATTATCAGGAGTGGTTCGTCAAGGAGGCCTTCAAAGCCATGAACGACTTTCCGCACTTTAAAGAGATAGAGAACCTCGAGGAGAAGCTCGTGAGGCTGATAGTGAAGAAAGACGCGTCCGTCTTCGATGAGGACCCGGATTTCAGGGCCGCCTGGGAGAGGACGCACTCGAAACCCTACTACTACCTCGAGGAGGAGCAGAGGAAGAACGAGAGGGCGAAGGTGCGGATGGTTGGGCTAACCATCGAGACGCGCCCGGACTGGGCCTTCGAGAGGCAGATAGACAGGATGCTCCGGCTGGGGACGACGAGGGTGGAGCTCGGCGTTCAGACCGTCTTCAACTTCATCCACGAGAGGACGCGGAGGGGACACGGCGTCGAGGAGATAATAAAGGCCACTCAACTCCTCCGCGATGCGGGCCTCAAGATCAACTACCACATCATGCCCGGCCTCCCCGGGAGCAACTTCGAGAGGGACCTCTACACGTTCAGGGCCATCTTCGAGGACCCCCGCTTCCGTCCGGACATGCTTAAGATTTACCCGACGCTCGTGACCGCGGATGCACCGCTCTACAGCCTTTGGAAGGCCGGGAAGTACCGCCCCTACCACACGGAGGAGGCCGTTGAGCTCCTCGTCGAGGCCTACAGGCTCTTCCCGAAGTGGGTCCGCGTGATGAGGATACAGCGCGACATCCCGGTCCAGCTCATCGTCGACGGCGTCAAGCACTCCAACCTGGGCCAGCTGGTCTTCAACGAGCTGGTGAAGAGGGGAATAAGGCCGAGGGAGATAAGGTTTAGAGAGGTCGGGCACGTCATGGAGAAGTTCGGGGTTGAGCCGGATGTGGAGCACATCGAGCTCCTCCGCGAGGACTACGACGCGGCCGGCGGAAGGGAGGTCTTCCTCAGCTTCGAGGATACGAAGAACGACATCCTAATCGGCTTCCTCCGCCTCAGGATCCCGAGCGAAAGAGCCCACAGGAAGGAGATAAACTGCTGTTCCTCTGCGATAGTGAGGGAGCTCCACGTTTACGGCCCGCTCGTGCCCATCGGTGGGAAGCCGAGGTACGAGTGGCAGCACCGCGGCTACGGGAGGGAGCTCCTGAGCGAGGCCGAGAGGATAGCGCGCGAGGAGTTCGAGGTAAAGAAGATGCTCGTCATCAGCGGCGTCGGGGTCAGGGAGTACTACCGGAGGTTCGGCTACCGGAAGAACGGCCCCTACGTGGCCAAGAGGCTCGATAAGGGCTACGCCGACTTCGATACAAGGGGACACTTCGACGCTCACCTGAACACCTAA
- a CDS encoding 2-dehydropantoate 2-reductase: MKIYVLGAGSIGSLFGALLTRAGNDVTLIGREEHVRAIEENGLHISGIEDFTVYPKATLHAPPDPPELLMLSTKSYSTREALECARNSIGPETWVLSIQNGLGNEELALRFTSNVMGGVTTNGAMLVEWGHVRWTGKGITVIGRYPTGRDPFVDEVAEVFNSSGLETHVTENVNGWKWAKAIVNSVINGLGTVLEVRNGFLKDDPHLEGISVDIAREGCIVAQQLGVQFEVHPLELLWDTIERTRENYNSTLQDIKRGKRTEVDYIHGKIVEYAQSVGLEAPRNELLWTLIKAKETLASREGFKRKK; this comes from the coding sequence ATGAAGATCTACGTACTCGGGGCGGGGAGCATAGGCTCGCTCTTCGGGGCCCTGCTAACGAGGGCCGGGAACGACGTAACGCTCATCGGCCGGGAGGAACACGTGAGGGCGATAGAGGAGAACGGCCTCCACATCTCCGGAATCGAGGATTTCACCGTCTACCCCAAGGCGACGCTCCACGCTCCCCCCGACCCCCCGGAGCTTTTGATGCTCTCCACCAAGTCGTACTCCACGAGGGAGGCCCTCGAGTGTGCGCGTAACAGCATAGGACCCGAAACGTGGGTGCTCAGCATCCAAAACGGTCTGGGCAACGAGGAGCTCGCCCTCAGGTTCACGTCCAACGTCATGGGCGGGGTAACGACCAACGGTGCCATGCTCGTTGAGTGGGGCCACGTGAGGTGGACGGGGAAGGGGATCACGGTCATCGGACGATACCCAACGGGGAGGGACCCATTCGTCGATGAGGTCGCGGAGGTCTTCAACTCCTCTGGTCTGGAGACACACGTCACGGAGAACGTCAACGGCTGGAAGTGGGCCAAGGCGATAGTGAACTCCGTCATCAACGGGCTCGGGACGGTTCTTGAGGTCAGGAACGGCTTCCTGAAGGACGACCCCCACCTCGAGGGGATATCCGTGGACATCGCGAGGGAGGGCTGTATCGTTGCCCAGCAGTTGGGCGTCCAGTTCGAGGTCCACCCCCTGGAGCTCCTCTGGGACACCATCGAGCGCACGAGGGAGAACTACAACTCGACCCTGCAGGACATAAAGCGCGGGAAGAGGACGGAGGTCGACTACATCCACGGTAAGATAGTCGAGTACGCCCAGTCCGTCGGCCTCGAGGCGCCGAGGAACGAACTCCTCTGGACGCTCATCAAGGCCAAGGAGACCCTGGCTTCCCGTGAGGGTTTCAAAAGAAAAAAGTAA
- the otg gene encoding methylated-DNA--protein-cysteine methyltransferase, with amino-acid sequence MLSVEHFRISGRGVWIAVLWEEKIQGITFSLEGEGLENNLERLTGFLRRRGVGMDLAIETSRYPSVVRDVILGRVENSEVLSMLSFGGVTQFERRVYEWLTKNVKRGSVITYGDLANVLGTSPRAIGGAMKRNPYPIVVPCHRVVARDGIGYYTPRLEEKVFLLGIEGVEVWTSSRRT; translated from the coding sequence ATGCTGAGCGTTGAGCACTTCAGGATATCCGGAAGGGGCGTTTGGATCGCCGTTCTCTGGGAGGAGAAAATCCAGGGGATAACCTTCTCCCTCGAAGGGGAAGGGCTCGAAAACAACCTGGAAAGGCTCACGGGCTTCCTGCGGAGGAGGGGGGTTGGCATGGATTTAGCCATTGAAACCTCACGGTACCCTTCCGTCGTTCGCGACGTCATCCTGGGGAGGGTTGAGAACTCCGAAGTCCTCTCGATGCTCTCCTTCGGGGGCGTTACTCAGTTTGAGAGAAGGGTTTATGAATGGCTCACGAAAAACGTTAAAAGAGGGAGCGTTATAACCTACGGTGACCTCGCGAACGTCCTCGGAACCTCTCCAAGGGCCATCGGGGGAGCGATGAAGAGGAACCCGTACCCGATAGTCGTTCCCTGTCACAGGGTCGTGGCCAGAGATGGCATCGGTTACTACACTCCGAGACTGGAGGAAAAGGTGTTCCTGCTCGGAATCGAGGGGGTGGAAGTATGGACAAGCTCAAGGCGTACCTGA
- a CDS encoding hydroxyacid dehydrogenase — MKVLVAAPLHEKAIEVLKNAGFEMVYEEYPDEDRLVELVGDVDAIIVRSKPKITRRVIEAAPKLKVIGRAGVGLDNIDLEAAKERGIKVVNSPGASSRSVAELVLALMFNVARKVAFADRKMREGVWAKKQCMGIELEGKTLGIIGFGRIGYQIAKIASALGMNVLLYDPYPNEERAREVGGRFADLETLLRESDVVTLHVPLVDSTYHLINEERLKLMKKSAILINAARGPVVDTKALVKALKEGWIAGAGLDVYEEEPLPKDHPLTKLDNVVLTPHIGASTVEAQMRAGVQVAEQIVDILKG, encoded by the coding sequence ATGAAGGTTCTCGTTGCCGCACCTTTGCACGAGAAGGCGATTGAGGTTTTGAAGAACGCCGGTTTCGAGATGGTTTACGAGGAGTACCCGGACGAGGATAGGCTCGTAGAGCTCGTGGGGGACGTCGACGCCATCATCGTCAGGAGCAAGCCGAAGATCACGAGGAGGGTCATAGAGGCCGCTCCCAAGCTCAAGGTAATCGGAAGGGCCGGCGTCGGGCTGGACAACATAGACCTTGAAGCGGCGAAGGAGCGCGGGATAAAGGTGGTGAACAGTCCCGGGGCCAGCTCGAGGAGCGTTGCGGAGCTCGTCCTCGCCCTGATGTTCAACGTCGCCAGGAAGGTTGCCTTCGCCGACAGGAAGATGAGGGAGGGCGTCTGGGCCAAGAAGCAGTGCATGGGGATCGAACTCGAGGGCAAAACCCTGGGAATAATCGGCTTCGGCAGGATAGGTTACCAGATAGCGAAGATAGCCAGCGCCCTGGGAATGAACGTCCTGCTCTACGACCCATACCCGAACGAGGAGAGGGCCAGAGAAGTAGGCGGAAGGTTCGCGGACCTCGAGACCCTGCTCAGGGAGAGCGACGTGGTAACCCTGCACGTCCCGCTCGTCGACTCGACCTACCACCTCATAAACGAGGAGCGTTTAAAGCTCATGAAGAAGAGCGCGATACTCATAAACGCCGCGAGGGGGCCGGTGGTCGACACGAAAGCCCTCGTGAAGGCCCTCAAGGAAGGATGGATCGCGGGGGCAGGCCTCGACGTCTACGAGGAGGAGCCCCTGCCGAAGGACCACCCGCTCACGAAGCTCGACAACGTGGTCCTAACACCCCACATAGGAGCGTCGACCGTGGAAGCCCAGATGCGCGCCGGTGTTCAGGTTGCGGAGCAGATAGTGGATATCCTGAAGGGTTGA
- a CDS encoding tetratricopeptide repeat protein — MDKLKAYLIAFVLIVLGIAAGIVWYGGWKLLLQVILVLGFLGVTLMLLFFTGLTLYAGSWKYGTLLGVLTAISGYGLYLSVIWERLNIVAGIIIFFVAALAFGIWYISEPDLGIADRFRSAESLEKAGKYKAAARKYEKAGNYLKAAETYEKLGWMESAAWAYEKAGKYEKAAEIYEQLYEKEKDTYYLKEAHEYWKKAGDMERAAKALERYAEEEPWFWEDVAKLYEELGNEEKAREAWEKALEYYLGEAKEEGVFYEDVGNIARKLGKEELAREAYQRFLEYCLKEAEEDPMWWKHVAEAYEYLGEKEKAEEARKKYEEYRAKIMKANEETSNFPGDKEEG; from the coding sequence ATGGACAAGCTCAAGGCGTACCTGATAGCCTTCGTTCTCATCGTCCTTGGGATAGCCGCCGGGATAGTCTGGTACGGCGGCTGGAAGCTGCTGCTCCAGGTGATACTGGTACTCGGCTTCCTCGGCGTTACCTTAATGCTGCTCTTCTTCACCGGTCTGACGCTCTACGCCGGGAGCTGGAAGTACGGCACTTTACTGGGCGTGCTCACGGCGATAAGCGGCTACGGCCTCTACCTCAGCGTAATATGGGAGAGGCTGAACATCGTCGCAGGGATAATAATTTTCTTCGTCGCGGCCCTCGCCTTCGGCATCTGGTACATCAGCGAGCCCGATTTGGGCATAGCCGACCGCTTCCGCTCGGCTGAGAGCCTCGAGAAGGCGGGCAAGTACAAGGCCGCCGCCAGGAAGTACGAGAAGGCCGGCAACTACCTGAAGGCCGCCGAGACTTACGAGAAGCTCGGCTGGATGGAGAGCGCCGCCTGGGCCTACGAGAAGGCCGGGAAGTACGAGAAGGCGGCCGAGATCTACGAGCAACTCTACGAGAAGGAGAAGGACACCTACTACCTCAAGGAGGCCCACGAGTACTGGAAGAAGGCCGGGGACATGGAACGGGCCGCGAAGGCCCTCGAGCGCTACGCCGAGGAGGAACCCTGGTTCTGGGAGGACGTGGCGAAGCTCTACGAGGAGCTTGGAAACGAGGAGAAGGCCAGAGAAGCCTGGGAAAAAGCGCTGGAGTACTACCTGGGAGAGGCTAAAGAGGAAGGCGTGTTCTACGAGGACGTGGGCAACATAGCGAGGAAACTCGGGAAGGAGGAGCTCGCGAGGGAAGCTTATCAGAGGTTCCTCGAGTACTGCCTGAAGGAGGCCGAGGAGGACCCGATGTGGTGGAAGCACGTTGCGGAGGCCTACGAGTACCTCGGCGAGAAGGAGAAGGCTGAAGAGGCCAGAAAGAAGTACGAGGAGTACAGGGCAAAGATAATGAAGGCCAACGAGGAGACCTCGAACTTCCCAGGGGATAAAGAGGAGGGCTAA
- a CDS encoding TrkA C-terminal domain-containing protein — MLALLSLILVITLSVLIVRIGAIALEMTGLSREVASFQAQSAFSGAGFTTSESEYVVSNPARRKIIRTLIFLGSAGITSAIATLVLTFVGRSSEETKSSLVILALSLIILYLTFTSKRLEKVMRRWIKRFLKRAFPELRVYDYNQLLGITKGYSISQIRVKAKSWLANKTLRELELNREGVIVLGIYRKIDGKEVYIGAPRGDTLIKPGDVLVCYGPEEDLLRLSKRLKGKRGDLEHEEAVREAEIRAIEEKLEEAEA, encoded by the coding sequence GTGCTGGCCCTCCTCTCATTAATCTTGGTCATCACACTCTCGGTTCTTATAGTCAGAATCGGAGCGATAGCACTCGAGATGACCGGGCTATCGAGGGAGGTCGCCTCCTTCCAGGCCCAGTCGGCGTTCTCGGGGGCCGGCTTCACGACGAGCGAGAGCGAGTACGTGGTCTCGAACCCGGCGAGGAGGAAGATAATACGAACCCTGATATTCCTCGGGAGCGCGGGGATAACCTCCGCCATCGCCACCCTCGTCCTCACCTTCGTGGGGAGGAGCAGCGAAGAAACCAAGAGCTCGCTGGTAATCCTCGCCCTCAGCCTGATCATTCTTTACCTGACGTTCACCTCGAAGAGGCTCGAGAAGGTCATGAGGCGCTGGATAAAACGTTTTCTCAAGAGGGCCTTTCCGGAGCTCAGGGTGTACGACTACAATCAGCTGCTCGGGATTACGAAGGGCTACTCCATCTCCCAGATAAGGGTGAAAGCCAAGAGCTGGCTGGCCAACAAAACGCTCAGGGAGCTTGAACTCAACAGAGAAGGCGTTATCGTCCTCGGCATCTACCGGAAAATCGACGGGAAGGAGGTCTACATCGGGGCACCGAGGGGGGACACGCTGATAAAGCCCGGCGACGTTCTGGTGTGCTACGGCCCGGAGGAAGACCTGTTGAGGCTTTCAAAGAGGCTGAAAGGGAAGCGGGGAGACCTCGAGCACGAGGAGGCGGTCAGGGAGGCGGAGATCAGGGCAATAGAAGAAAAACTGGAGGAAGCCGAGGCTTAG
- a CDS encoding nascent polypeptide-associated complex protein, translating into MMGMNPRQMKKLMRQMGIRMEELEGVREVIIRLENREIVLRDPAVTVISAQGEKSYQIVPGSEEVRAVVEISEEDVRLVMEQTGVDRDTARKALEEANGDLAEAILKLTEE; encoded by the coding sequence ATGATGGGAATGAACCCCCGGCAGATGAAGAAGCTCATGCGCCAGATGGGAATCAGGATGGAGGAGCTCGAGGGCGTTAGGGAGGTCATCATAAGGCTCGAGAACAGGGAGATAGTCCTCAGGGACCCTGCCGTTACGGTGATAAGTGCTCAGGGCGAGAAGAGCTACCAGATTGTCCCGGGGAGCGAGGAAGTAAGGGCGGTGGTGGAGATCTCCGAGGAGGATGTAAGGCTCGTCATGGAGCAGACGGGCGTTGACCGCGACACCGCCAGAAAGGCCCTCGAAGAGGCCAACGGCGACCTGGCCGAGGCGATACTGAAGCTGACGGAAGAATGA
- a CDS encoding HdeD family acid-resistance protein, producing the protein MVAGLGIIFTTLGFAGLLLLPLISITSVAVFGAFMAVAGALQAWQGFTKTKNWKSRRLHILMGLVYVIGGMVTLENPVLATTVFTIILGVALITVGTIRIAVAFQNKDVNRWALMTLSGFLTILLGLIIVLQWPWSSLWAVGLFVSIDLMISGASFIAIALTAKTSKNPSAEPVTG; encoded by the coding sequence GTGGTTGCTGGGCTCGGAATAATCTTTACGACCCTTGGCTTCGCAGGGCTCCTCCTGTTGCCCCTGATAAGCATAACGAGCGTGGCCGTATTCGGGGCCTTTATGGCAGTCGCCGGAGCACTTCAGGCGTGGCAGGGGTTCACGAAGACCAAAAACTGGAAGAGCAGAAGGCTGCACATCCTCATGGGACTTGTTTACGTAATAGGCGGCATGGTGACCCTGGAGAATCCGGTGCTGGCCACGACGGTGTTCACGATAATCCTCGGAGTCGCATTAATAACAGTGGGCACCATACGAATAGCGGTGGCGTTCCAGAACAAGGACGTGAACCGGTGGGCGCTGATGACGCTCTCAGGGTTCCTCACCATCCTCCTTGGACTCATCATAGTCCTCCAGTGGCCGTGGTCCAGCCTGTGGGCCGTCGGGCTCTTCGTGTCCATCGACCTCATGATTAGCGGGGCCAGCTTCATCGCGATAGCCCTCACGGCAAAAACCTCTAAAAACCCAAGCGCCGAACCCGTAACCGGGTGA